The window CTCTAGGACTACCGGCAAGCTCAAGCCTGCGTACATCTGGTCCTCCGCAGAAACCGGGTCGCCCTGCTCCGTCCGGCCCCAGAAGCTCCCGAACCAGAAGAGCCCCTCCTGCTCCACCAGCGCCTCCCacacgccgtcgtcgtcgtcgcagcCGTCGACGGCGAAGCACCTCTgcttccagccgccgccgccatcatcGTCGTCCATGGCGAAGCATTTCTCTTTCCAGCTACCGCGGACGTCgccgtcgctgccgccgtccagCAGCTCCTCGAGGCGCCTCATGCCGGAGGACGAGGCCGTGCTGCCGCTTCTGGAGAGCCTCTTCGCGGCTGCCGATGCcgatcttctcctcctcctcctgtgccaTCGCCGCAGAAAGACCCTCTTGGACTTGACCACCACCTTCCGGGGCAGCCGGACGAAGAGGAACACGGTGATCTGCAGCACCAGGCACGGGCAGCAGCAGCACACCACCACGCAGTCCATGGCCACCAGGCCGGCCTCCGCCGCCGCGCAAGACATCGGTGgctggaggaggagagggagagggcatgGATGGAGGAATGGGTAGCTGCTAGAGCTTGGCTACTTAGCTAGCCTAACTGCATGGCTTGCTTGGAAGAGTGAGGCGGAGGCTTTGGGTTGCTTGGGCCGCTCGGCTCGAGTGACTTGAGGGGTCGACCTCGTTGATTCTTCCAAGCCAACTCATGCCACCCCGCTTATTAGGCCAGAGCTAAGGTGTTTCTTGTACCGAAGTTTGGTCTACGCATCCAGGAAGCGAGCGGCACGCGTCGGGGCAACCACGCCTATTATGTGAGTGCATCACGTGCTGCTATGTATGGCCTTTCTTGTGTCTTCGGGTGGATTAGTTAACGGGTTTCTGTGTATCCTCGAACAGAAAGGGTGCGGTTTCAGAGCTATTCTTGGACACTTGGACTAGTCGATCGGGTAGCCGCCAGTTGCAGAGAACCGACATAGAACATGAGAAATGCGACGGTTTCAGTCAACTAGAGCAGACAAACTTTCCCCTTTTTAGATGAAGTCGGCATATCATTCAAGCAGTCCCGATCACCATGGTTGTCCAAGGAAAATTATATAGATTCATTGTGTAGGTTGGGGTGCTAGATATGATCCGTATCTAACATATCTGATAGGCTCATCCGAAGCTTAT is drawn from Triticum dicoccoides isolate Atlit2015 ecotype Zavitan chromosome 6B, WEW_v2.0, whole genome shotgun sequence and contains these coding sequences:
- the LOC119325770 gene encoding uncharacterized protein LOC119325770, with product MSCAAAEAGLVAMDCVVVCCCCPCLVLQITVFLFVRLPRKVVVKSKRVFLRRWHRRRRRRSASAAAKRLSRSGSTASSSGMRRLEELLDGGSDGDVRGSWKEKCFAMDDDDGGGGWKQRCFAVDGCDDDDGVWEALVEQEGLFWFGSFWGRTEQGDPVSAEDQMYAGLSLPVVLERVRD